A window of Bacteroidales bacterium contains these coding sequences:
- a CDS encoding galactose mutarotase produces the protein MKKIIIIHTIAVALLIFAGCGQKSQKQEEQQSMKSEQSIKAFTLENKNGCEVKITNFGGKVMTLEVPDKEGNISDVVLGYENAEEYVDGNPFFGALVGRYGNRIGDASFTLDGKNYELPENDDGNHLHGGPDGFHNVIWNAKKITREGNEALKLTYVSADGEMGFPGRMDVTVTYTLTGENELQIDYEATTNKKTVLNLTHHSFFNLKDAGKSKILDHELTINADHFTPVSEALIPTGEIRPVGNTPLDFREAKNMGDGINSDYQQIEYGNGFDHNWVLNKTERGELSLAASVYEPTTGRKMEVYTTEPGMQFYAGNFLDGSDVGKNNVTYEQRSGFCLETQHFPDSPNQAHFPSPVLEPGETYTQTTIYKFSTGK, from the coding sequence ATGAAAAAAATTATAATTATTCACACAATTGCAGTCGCACTCCTTATTTTTGCAGGGTGTGGACAAAAATCACAAAAGCAGGAGGAGCAACAAAGTATGAAAAGTGAACAATCCATTAAAGCATTTACGCTTGAGAATAAAAACGGATGCGAAGTTAAAATCACCAACTTCGGAGGAAAGGTAATGACTTTAGAAGTACCGGACAAAGAGGGAAATATCAGCGATGTAGTGCTCGGTTATGAAAATGCCGAAGAATATGTAGATGGAAATCCCTTTTTTGGAGCCCTGGTTGGCAGATACGGAAATCGTATAGGGGATGCAAGCTTCACCCTGGACGGCAAAAACTATGAATTACCCGAGAACGATGATGGCAATCATCTTCATGGGGGTCCCGATGGTTTTCACAATGTTATATGGAATGCTAAAAAAATAACCCGGGAAGGAAATGAAGCCCTCAAACTCACTTATGTAAGTGCGGACGGCGAAATGGGCTTTCCCGGAAGAATGGATGTTACGGTAACTTACACACTCACCGGAGAAAATGAACTCCAAATTGATTATGAGGCTACTACCAACAAAAAAACCGTACTCAATCTGACACACCATTCATTTTTCAATCTAAAGGATGCGGGAAAAAGCAAAATCCTGGATCATGAACTTACGATCAATGCCGACCATTTCACTCCTGTAAGTGAAGCGTTAATACCAACCGGCGAAATACGGCCTGTAGGTAATACTCCTTTGGATTTCAGGGAGGCAAAAAATATGGGAGACGGAATTAACAGCGATTATCAGCAGATAGAGTATGGTAACGGATTCGATCACAACTGGGTGCTTAATAAAACCGAACGGGGGGAACTCAGTCTTGCCGCCAGTGTATACGAACCCACCACAGGAAGAAAGATGGAGGTCTATACCACTGAACCAGGCATGCAGTTTTATGCAGGTAACTTTCTGGATGGAAGCGATGTAGGAAAAAACAATGTAACCTATGAACAACGAAGCGGATTCTGCCTGGAAACTCAGCATTTTCCGGATTCTCCCAATCAGGCCCATTTTCCCTCTCCTGTATTGGAACCCGGTGAAACATACACGCAAACAACCATATACAAATTCAGTACCGGGAAATAA